In one window of Rhizobium sp. ACO-34A DNA:
- a CDS encoding phenylalanine--tRNA ligase subunit beta has product MKFTLSWLKDHLETEATLDEICERLTAIGLEVEDVDDKAAYKPFVIARVVSAEKHQEADRLKVLIVDAGDGKPVQIVCGAPNARAGLVGALARPGTYVPGIDVTLSVGKIRGVESHGMMCSEKELNISDNHDGIIDLPEDAPVGTSFASYAGLDDPVIEINLTPNRPDCTSVFGIARDLAASGLGTLKQPKAPDFKVDGETPNDVKIVLDDERLCPGFAYRLVRGVKNGPSPKWMQQRLLAIGLRPISALVDVTNYMTFDQGRPMHVFDADKVNGTLTVRRAQEGEEILALDTRTYKLNPANVIISDDNGPESIGGIMGGEHSGCDENTVNVLIESALWDPINIAKTGRSQGIITDARYRFERGVDPEYMVPGLERTTELVLSMCGGTAAASKVTGYKGHVRKVVDFPFSEVKRLTGLTVSNQEARTILTGLGFEVIGEGEQVKVSVPSWRPDVDGKADLVEEVMRVHGVDNIKPEPLAPTGSVNGRILTTLQIRTRTAKRTLAARGMMEAVTWSFISEDQAKLFGGGSPALKLANPIAADMSDMRPSLLPGLLVAAQRNADRGFGDVAIFEVSGTYEADTPEGQRRVAGGIRRGTASLSGAGRMWSNASKGGGKPVDVFDAKADALAVLEACGLPMGNVQIEAGAPAWYHPGRSGTIKAGPKVILGYFGEFHPKTLEALDVSGALCGFEVFVDALPEPKKKATRTKPALDLSPFQMVKRDFAFVVDKTVEAGAIIKAAGSADRKLITGVNVFDIFEGASVGEGRKSVAIEVLIQPVDKTLTDEDFDALTKKIVGNVEKTTGGSLRA; this is encoded by the coding sequence ATGAAATTCACACTCTCCTGGCTGAAGGACCATCTGGAAACCGAAGCCACGCTCGACGAGATCTGCGAGCGCCTGACCGCAATCGGCCTCGAAGTCGAGGATGTCGATGACAAGGCGGCCTACAAGCCCTTCGTCATCGCCAGGGTGGTCTCCGCCGAGAAGCATCAGGAAGCGGACCGGCTGAAGGTTCTGATCGTCGATGCCGGTGACGGCAAGCCGGTGCAGATCGTCTGTGGCGCGCCGAATGCCCGCGCCGGCCTCGTCGGCGCGCTAGCGCGTCCGGGAACCTATGTTCCCGGCATCGACGTCACGCTTTCGGTCGGCAAGATCCGCGGCGTCGAAAGCCATGGCATGATGTGCTCCGAAAAGGAGCTCAACATTTCCGACAATCATGACGGCATCATCGACCTGCCCGAGGACGCCCCGGTCGGCACCTCGTTCGCGTCCTATGCCGGCCTTGACGATCCGGTCATCGAGATCAACCTGACGCCGAACCGTCCCGATTGCACCTCGGTCTTCGGGATTGCCCGCGACCTCGCCGCTTCCGGCCTCGGCACGCTGAAGCAGCCGAAGGCGCCCGACTTCAAGGTCGATGGCGAAACGCCGAATGACGTGAAGATCGTGCTGGACGACGAGCGTCTGTGCCCGGGCTTCGCTTACCGGCTGGTGCGCGGCGTGAAGAACGGCCCGAGCCCGAAGTGGATGCAGCAGCGGCTGCTCGCCATCGGCCTGCGTCCGATCTCGGCGCTGGTCGACGTCACCAACTACATGACCTTCGACCAGGGTCGTCCGATGCACGTCTTCGACGCCGACAAGGTCAATGGCACGCTCACCGTGCGCCGCGCGCAGGAGGGCGAGGAAATCCTCGCGCTCGACACCCGCACCTACAAGCTCAACCCGGCCAACGTCATCATCTCCGACGACAACGGTCCGGAATCGATCGGCGGCATCATGGGCGGCGAGCATTCCGGCTGCGATGAGAACACCGTCAACGTGCTGATCGAGTCGGCGCTCTGGGATCCGATCAACATCGCCAAGACCGGCCGCTCGCAAGGCATCATCACCGATGCCCGCTACCGCTTCGAGCGCGGCGTCGACCCGGAATACATGGTGCCCGGCCTCGAACGCACCACCGAACTGGTGCTCTCGATGTGCGGCGGCACGGCGGCGGCCTCCAAGGTCACAGGCTACAAGGGCCATGTCCGCAAGGTCGTCGACTTCCCCTTCTCGGAAGTGAAGCGTCTCACCGGCCTCACCGTCTCCAACCAGGAGGCCCGCACGATCCTCACCGGCCTCGGCTTCGAGGTGATCGGCGAAGGCGAGCAGGTCAAGGTTTCGGTGCCGTCCTGGCGTCCGGATGTCGACGGCAAGGCCGATCTGGTGGAAGAAGTCATGCGCGTGCATGGCGTCGACAACATCAAGCCTGAACCGCTTGCGCCGACCGGCTCCGTCAACGGCCGCATCCTGACCACGCTGCAGATCCGCACCCGCACCGCCAAGCGCACGCTTGCCGCGCGCGGCATGATGGAAGCCGTCACATGGTCCTTTATCTCAGAAGACCAGGCCAAGCTCTTCGGCGGCGGCAGCCCCGCCCTCAAGCTCGCCAACCCGATCGCCGCCGACATGTCGGACATGCGGCCTTCGCTGCTGCCCGGCCTGCTTGTCGCCGCCCAGCGCAATGCCGACCGCGGCTTTGGCGATGTGGCGATCTTCGAGGTGTCCGGCACCTATGAAGCCGATACACCGGAAGGCCAGCGCCGCGTTGCCGGTGGTATCCGCCGCGGCACGGCCTCGCTCTCCGGTGCCGGCCGCATGTGGTCGAACGCCTCCAAGGGCGGCGGCAAGCCGGTCGATGTCTTCGACGCCAAGGCCGACGCGCTCGCCGTGCTTGAGGCCTGCGGCCTGCCGATGGGCAATGTGCAGATCGAGGCCGGCGCTCCGGCATGGTACCACCCGGGCCGTTCCGGCACGATCAAGGCCGGCCCGAAGGTGATCCTCGGCTACTTCGGCGAATTCCACCCGAAGACGCTCGAAGCACTCGACGTCTCCGGCGCGCTTTGCGGCTTCGAAGTCTTCGTCGACGCCCTTCCGGAACCGAAGAAGAAGGCGACCCGCACCAAGCCGGCGCTCGATCTCTCGCCCTTCCAGATGGTCAAGCGCGACTTCGCCTTCGTGGTCGACAAGACCGTCGAGGCCGGCGCGATCATCAAGGCCGCCGGCAGCGCCGACCGCAAGCTGATCACCGGCGTCAACGTTTTCGACATCTTCGAGGGCGCTTCCGTCGGCGAGGGCCGGAAGTCCGTCGCCATCGAGGTTCTGATCCAGCCGGTCGACAAGACGCTCACCGACGAGGATTTCGACGCCCTCACCAAGAAGATCGTCGGCAACGTCGAAAAGACCACCGGCGGCAGCCTGCGGGCGTAA
- a CDS encoding 50S ribosomal protein L20, with protein MARVKRGVTAHAKHKKVLKAAKGFYGRRKNTIRAAKAAVDRSKQFAYRDRKVNKRNFRALWIQRINAAVREFGLTYGRFIDGLNKAGIEVDRKVLSDMAIHEPAAFGALVEASKKALAYLKEKGTANEFESAVK; from the coding sequence ATGGCACGCGTAAAACGCGGCGTTACCGCCCACGCCAAGCACAAGAAGGTATTGAAGGCAGCCAAGGGCTTCTATGGCCGCCGCAAGAACACGATCCGCGCAGCAAAGGCTGCCGTCGATCGTTCCAAGCAGTTCGCCTACCGCGACCGCAAGGTCAACAAGCGCAACTTCCGCGCCCTGTGGATCCAGCGTATCAACGCTGCCGTCCGCGAATTCGGCCTGACCTATGGCCGCTTCATCGACGGCCTCAACAAGGCCGGCATCGAAGTCGACCGCAAGGTTCTGTCCGACATGGCCATCCATGAGCCGGCAGCTTTCGGCGCCCTCGTCGAAGCTTCCAAGAAGGCACTTGCCTACCTCAAGGAAAAGGGTACGGCCAACGAGTTTGAAAGCGCGGTCAAGTAA
- a CDS encoding alpha/beta hydrolase: MAEDENGIVATHLTVGKGDDSRPIAMLLRPAAGNASPSTPALVWLGGYRSDMTGTKAIELDALAAENGLAVIRFDYSGHGASGGEFRKGTISRWTEEALAVLEHVAPEDAMLVGSSMGGWIAIRVIQELKRLGRGPKIRGLVLIAPAPDFTIDLIEPNLSEAERTSLAERGYFEEPSEYSPEPNIFTRALIEDGRKNQVLKGIIETGCPVHILQGMADPDVPYRHALKLMEFLPADDVVLTLVQGGDHRLSRPEDIARMKAAVIAMLPA; encoded by the coding sequence ATGGCCGAAGATGAAAACGGGATCGTCGCGACGCATCTGACGGTGGGTAAGGGAGATGATTCCCGGCCGATCGCCATGCTGCTGCGCCCTGCCGCCGGAAATGCGTCCCCTTCGACGCCGGCGCTCGTCTGGCTCGGCGGCTACCGCTCCGACATGACCGGCACCAAGGCGATCGAACTCGACGCGCTTGCAGCCGAAAACGGTCTTGCTGTGATCCGCTTCGACTATTCCGGCCACGGGGCCTCCGGCGGCGAATTCCGCAAGGGCACGATCAGCCGCTGGACGGAAGAAGCGCTGGCTGTGCTGGAGCATGTTGCGCCTGAGGACGCGATGCTGGTCGGCTCCTCCATGGGCGGCTGGATCGCCATCCGGGTGATCCAGGAGCTGAAGAGGCTCGGCCGCGGACCGAAGATCAGGGGGCTCGTGCTGATCGCGCCGGCGCCGGATTTCACCATCGACCTCATCGAGCCGAACCTTTCGGAGGCCGAGCGCACCTCGCTTGCCGAACGGGGTTATTTCGAGGAACCCTCCGAATACAGCCCGGAGCCGAACATCTTTACCCGCGCCCTGATCGAGGACGGCCGGAAGAACCAGGTGCTGAAAGGCATCATCGAGACCGGCTGCCCGGTGCATATCCTGCAGGGCATGGCCGATCCCGATGTACCCTACAGGCACGCGCTGAAGCTCATGGAATTCCTGCCGGCCGACGATGTGGTGCTGACACTGGTGCAGGGCGGCGATCACAGACTTTCACGTCCCGAGGATATCGCCCGCATGAAGGCCGCGGTCATCGCCATGCTGCCGGCGTGA
- a CDS encoding rubrerythrin family protein gives MFRSLFSMAKRSFDSLSEQEILALAISSEEDDARIYLAYADQLRAQYPQSAKVFEDMAAVEQTHRNMLIDMHRQRFGERIPLIRRDHVSGFYERKPDWLRANQSLEQIRAEAGKMEESAYRFYVEAEKRATDASTRKLLGDLALAEEGHEEIAAMLGEKHVPGEVKTEENETARRQFILTYVQPGLAGLMDGSVSTLAPIFAAAFATGDTWQTFLVGLSASVGAGISMGFTEAAHDDGKISGRGSPIKRGLASGIMTALGGLGHALPYLIPHFWTATLTAAVVVFFELWAIAFIQNRYMETPFFRAVLQVVLGGSLVLGAGILIGNG, from the coding sequence ATGTTCCGCAGCCTGTTTTCGATGGCCAAGCGCTCCTTCGACAGCCTCAGCGAGCAGGAAATCCTGGCGCTGGCGATATCCTCCGAGGAGGACGACGCCCGTATCTATCTCGCCTATGCCGACCAGCTTCGGGCACAATATCCCCAGTCGGCGAAGGTGTTCGAGGATATGGCGGCAGTGGAGCAGACCCATCGCAACATGCTGATCGACATGCACCGTCAGCGCTTCGGCGAGCGCATTCCGCTGATCCGGCGCGATCACGTCAGCGGTTTCTACGAGCGCAAGCCCGACTGGCTGCGCGCCAACCAGTCGCTGGAGCAGATCCGCGCGGAAGCCGGCAAGATGGAGGAAAGCGCCTACCGCTTCTATGTCGAGGCGGAAAAGCGGGCGACCGATGCATCGACGCGCAAACTCCTGGGCGATCTGGCGCTGGCCGAGGAGGGCCATGAGGAAATCGCTGCCATGCTTGGCGAAAAGCATGTGCCCGGCGAGGTGAAGACCGAGGAAAATGAGACGGCGCGGCGGCAGTTCATCCTGACCTATGTTCAGCCGGGTCTCGCCGGCCTGATGGATGGCTCGGTCTCGACGCTCGCACCGATCTTTGCCGCGGCCTTTGCCACCGGCGACACATGGCAGACCTTCCTCGTCGGCCTTTCGGCTTCCGTCGGCGCCGGCATTTCCATGGGCTTCACCGAAGCCGCTCATGACGACGGCAAGATCTCCGGTCGAGGTTCGCCGATCAAGCGCGGTCTCGCTTCCGGCATCATGACCGCACTGGGCGGCCTCGGCCACGCCCTGCCCTATCTCATCCCGCATTTCTGGACGGCGACGCTGACCGCAGCGGTGGTGGTGTTCTTCGAACTCTGGGCCATCGCCTTCATCCAGAACCGGTACATGGAAACGCCGTTCTTCCGCGCAGTGCTGCAGGTAGTGCTCGGCGGATCGCTGGTGCTCGGTGCCGGCATCCTGATCGGGAATGGGTGA
- a CDS encoding translation initiation factor IF-3 → MRRPFKADAPVKDGPRSNREIRIPKVQLINEEGVNLGVVPTDQALKMAEDAGLDLVEISPNAEPPVCKILDLGKLKYANQKKAAEARKKQKIVEVKEIKMRPNIDTHDYEVKMKSMARFFEEGDKVKVTLKFRGREMAHQELGMKLLMQVKEDTLTIAKVEAEPKLEGRQMMMVLAPK, encoded by the coding sequence ATTCGCAGACCTTTCAAAGCCGACGCCCCCGTCAAGGATGGGCCGCGCTCCAACCGGGAAATCAGGATTCCCAAAGTTCAGTTGATCAATGAAGAAGGCGTGAATCTCGGCGTTGTGCCGACGGATCAGGCGCTGAAGATGGCGGAAGACGCGGGCCTCGACCTGGTTGAAATCTCGCCCAATGCCGAGCCGCCGGTCTGCAAGATCCTCGACCTCGGCAAGCTGAAATACGCCAACCAGAAGAAGGCGGCGGAAGCGCGCAAGAAGCAGAAGATCGTCGAGGTCAAGGAAATCAAGATGCGCCCCAACATCGACACCCATGATTATGAGGTGAAGATGAAGTCGATGGCGCGCTTCTTCGAAGAGGGCGACAAGGTCAAGGTGACCCTGAAGTTCCGCGGCCGCGAAATGGCCCACCAGGAACTCGGCATGAAGCTCCTGATGCAGGTCAAGGAAGACACCCTGACGATTGCCAAGGTCGAAGCCGAGCCCAAGCTCGAAGGACGCCAGATGATGATGGTGCTCGCTCCGAAGTGA
- a CDS encoding AsnC family transcriptional regulator yields MPNDPLEAVDVRILEALQADGRMTNQTLSDEVGLSTSPCWRRVRQLEETGVVKGYRAELDRKKIGLGVLAFIRVKIDSHSEQEAEEFSASVSKLREVVACYSIAGDADFLLQVVSPDLDTYADFAMAVVRRLPRIKEMQTTFVLKEIKPFEGLPLSFARG; encoded by the coding sequence ATGCCGAACGATCCCCTTGAAGCGGTCGATGTCAGGATACTGGAGGCGTTGCAGGCCGACGGACGGATGACCAACCAGACGCTATCGGACGAGGTCGGGCTTTCCACCTCGCCCTGCTGGCGGCGTGTGCGGCAACTGGAAGAGACCGGCGTCGTCAAGGGCTATCGCGCCGAACTGGACCGCAAGAAGATCGGCCTCGGCGTGCTCGCCTTCATTCGCGTCAAGATCGACAGCCACAGCGAGCAGGAGGCGGAAGAATTTTCGGCAAGCGTCTCGAAGCTCAGGGAGGTCGTGGCCTGCTACAGCATTGCCGGCGATGCGGATTTCCTGCTGCAGGTCGTCTCGCCCGACCTCGACACCTATGCGGATTTCGCCATGGCGGTGGTGCGCCGCCTGCCGCGCATCAAGGAAATGCAGACGACTTTCGTGCTGAAGGAAATCAAGCCGTTCGAAGGCCTGCCGCTTTCATTTGCCCGGGGATAG
- a CDS encoding transglutaminase, which yields MMNGSNALAALVVSLAVMAPASTALTAPKTQLSMQTGNVTSQPIGHYEFCRSHRDECSIRTRPGSAARVTAHGWQVVRDVNMSVNTTITPMTDMEIYGREEVWAYPVDAGDCEDFVLLKRRKLMDAGFSPADLLVTVVRKPDGEGHAVLTLRTAQGDFILDNLVDEVKLWTDTPYTYLKRQASFDTGRWVTIENGTTDVMVGALK from the coding sequence ATGATGAACGGTTCGAACGCGCTTGCCGCGCTGGTGGTTTCGCTGGCGGTCATGGCGCCAGCCAGCACTGCCTTGACGGCGCCGAAGACCCAGTTGTCCATGCAGACGGGCAATGTCACGTCCCAGCCGATCGGCCATTATGAATTCTGCCGCAGCCATCGCGACGAGTGCAGCATTCGCACCAGGCCGGGTTCGGCTGCCCGCGTCACCGCTCATGGCTGGCAGGTCGTGCGCGACGTCAACATGTCGGTCAACACGACGATCACGCCGATGACCGATATGGAGATCTACGGTCGCGAGGAAGTCTGGGCTTATCCCGTCGATGCCGGCGATTGCGAGGATTTCGTTCTCCTCAAGCGCCGCAAGCTCATGGACGCCGGCTTCTCTCCCGCCGACCTGCTGGTTACCGTCGTGCGCAAGCCCGACGGCGAGGGACATGCCGTCCTGACGCTGCGCACCGCCCAGGGCGACTTCATTCTCGACAACCTCGTCGACGAAGTGAAGCTCTGGACGGACACGCCCTATACATACCTGAAGCGTCAGGCGAGCTTCGACACGGGCCGCTGGGTCACCATCGAGAACGGCACCACCGATGTCATGGTTGGCGCTCTGAAGTAG
- a CDS encoding phenylalanine--tRNA ligase subunit alpha, with protein sequence MSDLDSLKIALLSDVSAAEDETAIEAVRVAALGKKGSVSELLKTLGSMTPEERQTRGAAINALKNELTEKITARKSELRDAAINARLKAETVDVSLPVRSSPAERGRIHPISQIVDEITAIFADMGFSIAEGPDIETDYYNFTALNFPEGHPAREMHDTFFLSPDENGERKVLRTHTSPVQVRTMEAQKPPIRIVIPGKTYRQDSDATHSPMFHQVEGLVIDKTANVGHLRWILEEFCKAFFEVDNVVMRFRPSFFPFTEPSFEVDIQCDRSSGPIVKFGEGTDWMEILGCGMVHPNVLRAGGLDPDEYQGFAWGMGLDRIAMLKYGMPDLRDFFNADVRWMSHYGFRPLDVPTLFGGLST encoded by the coding sequence ATGTCCGATCTCGACAGTCTGAAAATAGCGCTTCTTTCGGATGTTTCGGCAGCCGAAGACGAAACCGCGATCGAGGCAGTGCGCGTTGCCGCGCTCGGCAAGAAGGGTTCGGTTTCCGAACTCCTGAAAACGCTGGGCAGCATGACGCCGGAAGAACGCCAGACGCGCGGTGCCGCGATCAACGCGCTGAAGAACGAGCTGACCGAGAAGATCACCGCCCGCAAGAGCGAGCTTCGCGACGCCGCGATCAACGCCCGCCTGAAGGCAGAGACCGTCGATGTCAGCCTGCCGGTGCGCTCCTCGCCCGCTGAGCGCGGCCGCATCCATCCGATCAGCCAGATCGTCGACGAGATCACCGCCATCTTCGCCGACATGGGCTTCTCCATCGCCGAAGGCCCGGATATCGAGACCGACTACTACAACTTCACGGCACTGAATTTCCCCGAGGGTCATCCGGCCCGCGAAATGCACGACACCTTCTTCCTATCGCCCGACGAGAACGGCGAGCGCAAGGTTCTGCGCACCCATACCTCGCCGGTGCAGGTGCGCACCATGGAAGCGCAGAAGCCGCCGATCCGCATCGTCATTCCCGGCAAGACCTATCGTCAGGACAGTGACGCCACCCATTCGCCGATGTTCCATCAGGTCGAAGGCCTCGTCATCGACAAGACCGCCAATGTCGGCCACCTGCGCTGGATCCTCGAGGAATTCTGCAAGGCCTTCTTCGAAGTCGACAACGTGGTGATGCGCTTCCGCCCGTCCTTCTTCCCCTTCACGGAGCCGAGCTTCGAGGTCGACATCCAATGCGACCGTTCCTCCGGCCCGATCGTCAAGTTCGGCGAAGGCACCGACTGGATGGAAATCCTCGGCTGCGGCATGGTTCATCCGAACGTGCTGCGCGCCGGCGGTCTCGATCCGGACGAATACCAGGGCTTTGCCTGGGGCATGGGCCTCGACCGCATCGCCATGCTGAAATACGGCATGCCGGACCTGCGTGACTTCTTCAACGCCGACGTGCGCTGGATGAGCCATTACGGCTTCCGCCCGCTCGACGTGCCGACCCTGTTCGGCGGTTTGAGCACGTGA
- a CDS encoding 50S ribosomal protein L35, which translates to MPKMKTKSSAKKRFKITATGKVVAAAAGKRHGMIKRSNKFIRDARGTMILAEADGKKVIKNYLPNGL; encoded by the coding sequence ATGCCCAAGATGAAGACGAAGTCCTCGGCCAAGAAGCGGTTCAAGATCACCGCAACTGGCAAGGTTGTCGCTGCGGCTGCCGGTAAGCGCCACGGCATGATCAAGCGGTCCAACAAGTTCATCCGCGATGCTCGCGGTACGATGATCCTCGCCGAAGCTGACGGCAAGAAGGTTATCAAGAACTACCTGCCGAACGGTCTCTGA